A genomic stretch from Chryseobacterium sp. SNU WT5 includes:
- a CDS encoding AglZ/HisF2 family acetamidino modification protein — protein sequence MLRPRIIPSLLLQDNGLVKTVNFKNPKYVGDPINAVKIFNEKAVDELAVFDIDATAKGLEPNYSLIERIANQSRMPLCYGGGVKTVEQAQKIFGLGIEKIALSSAVLQNPDLITEIADRVGGQSVIVVLDVKKKLFGGYEVYTHNGKKATGINPFDFAAKAQQLGAGEILINSIDQDGLMKGYDLNLIDKVREKITLPLTVLGGAGSLADIKKVIDKHRIIGVAAGSLFVFKGVYKAVLINYPTKTEKENIY from the coding sequence ATGCTTAGACCAAGAATAATTCCCAGTTTATTATTACAGGATAATGGCTTAGTGAAAACAGTTAATTTCAAGAATCCTAAATACGTTGGTGATCCTATTAATGCAGTGAAGATATTCAATGAAAAAGCGGTCGATGAGCTCGCTGTTTTTGATATTGATGCCACTGCAAAAGGATTGGAACCAAATTATAGTTTAATAGAAAGGATTGCAAATCAGTCCAGAATGCCTCTTTGTTATGGAGGTGGCGTGAAAACAGTGGAACAGGCACAAAAAATTTTTGGATTAGGAATCGAAAAAATTGCTTTGAGTTCTGCAGTTTTACAGAATCCAGATCTAATAACAGAGATTGCCGACAGAGTAGGAGGTCAAAGTGTTATTGTGGTTCTGGATGTTAAGAAAAAACTTTTTGGTGGTTATGAAGTATATACGCATAATGGAAAAAAAGCAACCGGAATAAACCCTTTTGATTTTGCTGCGAAAGCACAGCAGTTGGGAGCTGGTGAAATCCTAATCAATTCTATTGATCAAGATGGATTAATGAAAGGATATGACCTTAATCTTATTGATAAAGTACGTGAGAAAATAACCCTTCCACTTACGGTACTAGGTGGTGCAGGATCACTCGCAGATATTAAGAAAGTAATCGATAAACACCGAATTATCGGTGTTGCTGCGGGAAGCCTTTTTGTATTTAAAGGGGTATATAAAGCAGTTTTAATTAATTATCCGACTAAAACGGAAAAAGAAAATATTTATTAA
- a CDS encoding polysaccharide biosynthesis protein: MEIKNKVLLITGGTGSFGTAVLNRFLETDHFKEIRIFSRDEKKQDDMRNLYKNDKIKYYIGDVRDYTSVEPATRGVDYVFHAAALKQVPSCEFFPMQAVKTNVEGTQNVIRAAALNKVKKIICLSTDKAAYPINAMGISKAMMEKVAVAEARNLTDTTVCLTRYGNVMASRGSVIPLFLNQIQKGEEITITDPNMSRFFMSLDDAVDLVLFAFENGNAGDLFVNKAPAGTIGHLAQALMELSGKETSIKIIGTRHGEKLYETLCTREEMMKAEDMGDFYRVPADNRDLNYAKYFSEGEKDIAVIEDYHSHNAEQQGVEGLKKLVSGLPLIRKEIFGEDVMQYPY; this comes from the coding sequence ATGGAAATTAAAAATAAAGTCCTTCTAATCACAGGCGGAACGGGTTCTTTTGGAACTGCAGTTTTAAACAGGTTCTTAGAAACAGACCATTTTAAAGAAATTCGTATTTTCTCTCGTGATGAAAAGAAGCAGGACGATATGCGAAACCTTTATAAAAATGATAAAATCAAATATTATATTGGAGACGTTAGAGATTATACCAGTGTAGAACCTGCAACCAGAGGAGTTGATTATGTTTTTCACGCAGCGGCATTGAAACAGGTACCATCATGTGAGTTTTTTCCTATGCAAGCGGTGAAAACTAATGTAGAGGGAACTCAAAACGTTATTCGTGCAGCAGCACTGAACAAAGTAAAAAAAATAATATGCTTAAGTACAGATAAAGCTGCCTATCCTATCAATGCAATGGGGATTTCCAAAGCGATGATGGAAAAAGTGGCTGTTGCAGAAGCTAGAAATTTAACGGATACAACTGTTTGTTTAACCCGTTATGGAAACGTAATGGCTTCTAGAGGTTCTGTAATTCCGCTATTTTTAAATCAAATACAGAAAGGCGAAGAAATTACCATTACGGATCCTAATATGTCCAGATTCTTCATGTCTTTGGACGATGCCGTTGATTTGGTTTTATTTGCTTTCGAAAACGGAAATGCAGGAGATCTTTTTGTAAACAAAGCACCTGCAGGTACAATAGGTCATTTAGCACAAGCTTTAATGGAACTTTCTGGTAAAGAAACTTCCATAAAAATCATAGGTACACGACATGGTGAGAAATTGTACGAAACACTTTGCACCAGAGAGGAAATGATGAAAGCTGAAGATATGGGCGATTTTTACAGAGTTCCAGCAGATAATAGAGATTTGAATTATGCCAAATATTTCTCAGAAGGTGAAAAAGATATAGCCGTAATCGAAGATTATCATTCTCATAATGCAGAGCAACAAGGTGTAGAAGGGTTGAAAAAACTAGTTTCCGGTTTGCCATTGATCCGAAAAGAAATTTTTGGTGAAGATGTAATGCAGTATCCCTATTAG
- a CDS encoding WxcM-like domain-containing protein has product MEPELIKGNNHLDDRGKLTFNNDFCGFTVKKMYSIENYDLDFVRGWQGHQVEQRWFSAVTGSFKIKLIRIDKWENPARNLPIAEFHLNAQNFDILHIPSGFVTSIQALEKSSKLLVFGDYQLNELQDEFRFPNEYFNA; this is encoded by the coding sequence ATGGAACCCGAATTAATTAAAGGAAATAATCACCTTGACGATCGAGGAAAACTTACGTTTAATAATGATTTTTGTGGCTTTACAGTAAAAAAAATGTACTCCATCGAAAATTATGATTTAGATTTTGTTCGTGGATGGCAAGGACATCAAGTGGAGCAACGCTGGTTCTCAGCAGTTACGGGCTCTTTTAAAATCAAATTAATAAGGATCGATAAATGGGAAAATCCAGCGAGAAATTTACCGATTGCGGAGTTCCATCTAAATGCGCAAAATTTTGATATTCTTCATATTCCCAGTGGATTTGTAACATCAATTCAAGCTTTAGAAAAATCATCTAAGCTATTGGTTTTTGGAGATTACCAATTAAATGAGCTTCAAGATGAATTCCGATTTCCAAATGAGTATTTTAATGCGTAA
- a CDS encoding NAD-dependent epimerase/dehydratase family protein — MKRVGITGQNGFVGSHLYNTLGLNTEEYQRVDFEKEYFEQPDDLDYFVKQCDVIVHLAAMNRHPDPEVIYNQNIGLVNKLVASLERTGSKAHVLFSSSSQEERDNLYGKSKLEGRILFTEWAKKSGGIFTGLIIPNVFGPFGQPYYNSFIATFCHQLSHGESPVIETDGEVKLIYVAELVKEFILQIKDGTTHEHYTVPFTTSIKVSEVLSKLKLYKNLYFEKGEIPELHSDFDLQLFNTFRCSFDIPSYFPVKLMQSKDSRGAFVEVVRLGIGGQCSFSTTVPGITRGNHFHTRKIERFAVIKGKALIQLRKIGTKEVIDFYLDGSEPAYVDMPIWYTHNIKNIGQEELLTIFWINEAYNAEDSDTYFETV; from the coding sequence ATGAAAAGAGTAGGAATTACAGGGCAAAATGGTTTCGTAGGATCACATTTATATAATACTTTAGGTTTAAATACCGAAGAATATCAAAGGGTAGATTTCGAAAAAGAATATTTCGAACAACCGGATGACTTGGATTATTTTGTGAAACAATGTGATGTGATCGTTCATTTGGCGGCAATGAACCGACATCCTGATCCAGAAGTGATCTACAACCAAAATATTGGTCTTGTAAACAAATTAGTAGCTTCATTAGAAAGAACAGGATCCAAAGCGCACGTTTTATTTTCATCTTCATCTCAGGAAGAAAGAGATAATCTCTATGGGAAGTCTAAGTTGGAAGGTCGGATCCTTTTTACAGAATGGGCTAAGAAGTCTGGTGGGATTTTTACTGGATTGATTATTCCAAACGTTTTTGGGCCATTTGGACAACCTTATTATAATTCCTTCATTGCTACTTTCTGTCACCAGCTAAGTCACGGTGAGAGTCCTGTTATTGAAACAGATGGAGAGGTAAAATTAATTTATGTAGCAGAGCTGGTAAAGGAATTTATCCTGCAAATTAAAGATGGTACCACCCATGAACATTATACGGTTCCGTTTACAACCTCAATTAAAGTTTCTGAAGTATTAAGCAAATTAAAACTTTATAAAAATTTGTACTTTGAAAAAGGTGAAATTCCAGAATTACACTCAGATTTTGACTTGCAATTATTCAATACATTCAGGTGCTCCTTTGATATCCCAAGTTATTTTCCTGTTAAACTGATGCAGAGTAAAGATTCTCGAGGTGCTTTTGTAGAGGTTGTTCGCTTAGGAATTGGAGGTCAGTGCTCTTTTTCAACAACCGTTCCTGGAATTACAAGAGGAAATCATTTCCACACCCGTAAGATTGAACGTTTTGCTGTAATTAAAGGAAAAGCATTAATACAGTTAAGAAAAATTGGAACAAAGGAAGTAATTGATTTTTATTTAGACGGTTCTGAGCCCGCGTATGTGGATATGCCCATCTGGTATACACACAATATTAAAAATATTGGTCAGGAAGAACTTTTAACCATATTTTGGATAAACGAGGCTTATAATGCGGAGGATTCAGATACTTATTTTGAGACCGTATAA
- a CDS encoding O-antigen ligase family protein, producing MEIIKKLPLEVWFLLLIVTGYTIFSALAVPFNIENSQIFSVPFRVIVFLLSLYIIGKNFTFKKGKNIAVLAVIFFWLLYSLKSYLSFTNDFYENPFAQNYMDVYVRIFVIAFVPSLALLFINYKEINFSQVAKGFFYTLVVMLTVNMIYGVLMPAGKSLQFIFSMYYISYGHLGTSLVLISLFYFLFRSKEIPSYLLIYGMMLGISTIVIAGARSPFLAIMVAVPYLLVIKKNYKLISIFILLLLLSIIGIYFLGRNENFELMFVDRTYLWLFEGDNSLRTPLFKNALNIFKQNPILGGRTHFENGMYPHNIFLELLMATGIVGLIIYMLKFIPVIKNFKIFSYQIINSYHILFFTLFLQYFVLCFTSFTLYSVPEFLYFSSIIIGISLNNINEENESNDGRRNPSGDY from the coding sequence ATGGAAATAATAAAAAAGTTACCTCTCGAAGTCTGGTTTTTGTTACTAATTGTCACTGGGTATACGATTTTCAGCGCCTTGGCGGTTCCTTTTAATATTGAAAATAGTCAGATCTTCTCTGTTCCTTTCAGAGTGATAGTGTTTTTATTGTCGCTTTATATTATTGGTAAAAATTTTACTTTTAAGAAGGGTAAAAATATTGCAGTCCTTGCAGTTATTTTTTTTTGGCTACTGTATTCTTTAAAAAGCTATCTCAGTTTTACGAATGATTTTTATGAGAATCCATTTGCCCAAAATTATATGGATGTGTATGTTCGTATTTTTGTAATTGCTTTTGTTCCTTCTCTTGCATTATTATTTATTAACTATAAAGAAATTAATTTTTCACAGGTTGCAAAAGGATTTTTCTACACGTTGGTAGTTATGTTAACTGTAAATATGATATATGGTGTATTAATGCCAGCTGGTAAAAGTCTACAATTTATTTTTAGCATGTACTATATATCTTATGGTCACTTAGGCACCTCTTTAGTCTTAATTTCTTTGTTTTACTTTCTTTTTCGCTCAAAAGAAATACCATCGTATTTATTGATATATGGTATGATGCTAGGTATTAGCACTATTGTTATCGCCGGAGCAAGAAGTCCATTTCTGGCCATAATGGTTGCGGTCCCTTATTTACTTGTTATTAAAAAGAATTACAAATTAATCTCTATTTTTATTCTTTTACTGCTACTATCAATAATTGGAATCTATTTCTTAGGAAGAAATGAAAATTTTGAATTAATGTTTGTGGATCGTACTTACCTGTGGCTCTTTGAAGGTGATAATAGTTTAAGAACTCCACTATTTAAAAACGCTTTAAATATTTTTAAACAAAATCCTATTCTTGGAGGTAGAACTCATTTCGAAAATGGGATGTATCCACATAATATTTTTTTGGAACTTTTAATGGCGACAGGAATTGTAGGTTTAATCATCTATATGTTAAAATTTATTCCTGTCATTAAAAATTTCAAAATATTCTCTTATCAAATAATTAATTCTTACCATATCTTATTTTTTACTTTATTCCTACAATATTTCGTCCTGTGCTTTACGTCGTTCACCTTATATTCAGTTCCCGAATTTTTGTATTTTAGCAGTATTATAATAGGTATCAGTTTAAACAATATCAATGAAGAAAATGAAAGTAATGACGGTCGTAGGAACCCGTCCGGAGATTATTAG
- the wecB gene encoding non-hydrolyzing UDP-N-acetylglucosamine 2-epimerase produces the protein MKKMKVMTVVGTRPEIIRLSRVLTALDTSEAIDHIIVHTGQNYDYELNQIFFEDLGLRKPDYFLEAAGKTATETIGNILIKIDPLLEQVKPEAFLVLGDTNSCLCAIPAKKRQIPVFHMEAGNRCFDQRVPEETNRKIVDHTADINLTYSDIAREYLLREGLPADRIIKTGSPMFEVLNHYLPAIEKSDVLSRLNLEEGKYFVVSSHREENINSEKNFGGLMESLNAIAEKFGYPIIVTTHPRTRNMIDKMKVVVRPEIQFLKPLGFHDYNALQKRSYAVLSDSGTISEESSILNFRALNIRETHERPEAMEEASVMMVGLSPERIMQGLTQLQQQKVGTDRNFRYVSDYSMPNVSEKVVRIILSYTDYVNRVVWSKS, from the coding sequence ATGAAGAAAATGAAAGTAATGACGGTCGTAGGAACCCGTCCGGAGATTATTAGATTATCAAGAGTTCTTACTGCTCTCGATACTTCCGAAGCCATCGACCATATCATCGTTCATACAGGCCAAAACTATGATTACGAGCTTAATCAAATATTTTTCGAAGATTTAGGTTTGAGAAAACCTGATTATTTTCTGGAGGCTGCAGGTAAAACTGCTACAGAAACAATCGGTAATATTTTAATTAAAATAGATCCTCTTTTGGAGCAGGTGAAGCCTGAAGCTTTTTTAGTTTTAGGAGATACCAACTCTTGTTTATGTGCGATTCCCGCTAAAAAAAGACAAATTCCAGTATTTCATATGGAAGCAGGAAACCGTTGCTTCGACCAACGCGTTCCAGAAGAAACTAACCGTAAAATTGTAGATCATACTGCAGATATAAATTTAACTTACAGTGACATAGCTCGTGAATATTTATTAAGAGAAGGGTTGCCTGCAGATCGAATTATTAAAACGGGCTCACCAATGTTTGAGGTTTTAAATCATTACCTGCCAGCGATTGAAAAATCAGATGTTCTGTCGAGACTAAATTTAGAAGAAGGTAAATATTTTGTGGTTAGTTCGCACCGCGAAGAAAATATTAATTCCGAAAAGAATTTTGGAGGTTTAATGGAAAGTTTGAATGCAATTGCAGAAAAATTTGGTTACCCTATTATTGTTACAACCCATCCCCGAACCAGGAACATGATTGATAAGATGAAGGTAGTTGTTCGTCCGGAAATTCAATTTTTAAAACCGCTCGGTTTCCACGATTATAATGCTTTACAAAAAAGAAGCTATGCAGTTCTGTCGGATTCCGGGACGATATCTGAAGAATCATCAATTTTGAATTTTCGCGCACTAAACATAAGAGAAACTCATGAAAGACCGGAAGCAATGGAAGAAGCTAGCGTAATGATGGTCGGTCTTTCGCCAGAAAGAATTATGCAGGGATTAACTCAATTGCAACAGCAGAAGGTAGGAACTGATCGAAATTTCCGTTATGTTTCAGATTATTCCATGCCGAATGTTTCTGAAAAAGTGGTAAGAATTATACTGAGCTATACTGATTATGTAAATAGAGTGGTTTGGAGTAAATCATGA
- a CDS encoding glycosyltransferase family 4 protein, producing MKILIVTQYYFPENFKSNDLSFELQKRGHDVTVLTGLPNYPEGKIYEGYGIFKNRKQEINGVKIIRSLLLLRGKGGGVRLFLNYFSFAFFASWKAFFLNFSNKYDAVIVHEPSPITQFYPALLLNKLQNVPVYFWVMDLWPESLQTAGGVKNKVVLSFFKKMVISFYNNSEKILITSKGFKKSILEKGDFEKKLEYFPNWAEDAISEGDKSFAIPQLPDGFKVMFAGNVGEAQDMDAIMNSALELKDYSEIKFIIVGDGRKMPFVQEFVQKNKLEKNIITVGRFPVEAMASFFDKADVMLVSLKDDTIFNLTVPAKVQAYMSASKPIVAMLNGEGADIIKEAQCGLTVPAADSKQLAKTILKMSNLPHSELVKMGENSRKFFQENYQLSSCIDNLERILTQKRANPYLKTELQKHRFK from the coding sequence ATGAAAATTTTAATAGTTACCCAATATTATTTTCCTGAAAATTTTAAAAGCAACGACCTTTCTTTTGAACTTCAAAAGAGAGGTCATGACGTTACCGTATTAACTGGATTACCTAATTATCCAGAAGGTAAAATTTATGAAGGATACGGTATTTTTAAAAATAGAAAACAAGAAATTAATGGGGTGAAAATTATTCGTTCGCTTTTACTTTTGCGGGGTAAAGGTGGGGGAGTAAGATTATTTTTGAATTACTTCAGTTTTGCATTTTTTGCATCTTGGAAAGCCTTCTTTTTGAATTTTAGTAATAAGTATGATGCAGTTATTGTACATGAACCTTCACCAATCACGCAATTTTATCCGGCTTTACTGCTAAATAAACTACAAAATGTTCCTGTTTATTTTTGGGTGATGGATCTTTGGCCGGAAAGTTTACAAACAGCAGGAGGAGTAAAAAATAAAGTAGTACTTAGTTTTTTTAAAAAAATGGTGATCAGTTTTTACAATAATTCAGAAAAAATACTGATTACTTCAAAAGGATTTAAGAAATCAATATTAGAAAAAGGGGATTTTGAAAAGAAATTAGAATATTTTCCTAATTGGGCAGAAGATGCGATTTCCGAAGGTGACAAGAGCTTTGCTATTCCTCAATTACCAGATGGGTTTAAGGTAATGTTCGCAGGAAATGTAGGTGAAGCACAAGATATGGATGCGATCATGAATTCGGCGTTAGAACTTAAAGATTACTCCGAAATAAAATTTATTATTGTAGGTGATGGTCGTAAGATGCCTTTCGTTCAGGAATTTGTACAGAAAAATAAATTAGAAAAGAATATAATAACGGTCGGTAGATTTCCGGTTGAAGCTATGGCAAGTTTTTTTGATAAAGCAGACGTAATGTTGGTCAGTTTAAAAGATGATACAATCTTCAATCTTACTGTCCCGGCGAAAGTTCAAGCTTATATGAGCGCTTCTAAACCTATAGTTGCAATGCTAAATGGTGAAGGTGCCGATATTATTAAGGAAGCGCAATGTGGTTTGACTGTGCCTGCAGCAGATTCAAAACAGTTAGCAAAAACGATTTTGAAAATGTCTAATTTACCACATTCAGAGTTAGTGAAAATGGGAGAAAATAGTAGAAAATTTTTTCAAGAGAATTATCAATTATCCAGTTGTATTGATAATTTAGAAAGGATTTTAACTCAAAAAAGAGCAAATCCGTATTTAAAAACAGAATTGCAAAAACATCGGTTTAAGTAA
- a CDS encoding NAD-dependent epimerase/dehydratase family protein, whose translation MNITITGASGFVGQNLAKYLKDYGNSVCALSLRNKNWNLDENANAIIHLAGKAHDTSNNSDSESYFKINRDLTIDIFKQFLASDARDFFYFSSVKAAADTVEGILEENFKADPQTAYGKSKLEAENYLIKQDLPAEKRLFIIRPCMIHGPGNKGNLNLLYKVVEKGIPWPLASFENHRSFLSIDNLNFLIWKMLQNKEVNSGIYNFADDHNLSTNDLVKIIADVSGKRLRLWKVNTSLISNFAKIGDIVNLPINSERLKKLTESYMVSNMKIKTVLKIDHLPVSAKEGIEKTIKSFQK comes from the coding sequence ATGAACATTACCATAACAGGTGCATCAGGTTTCGTCGGTCAAAATCTTGCAAAATATTTGAAAGATTACGGAAATAGTGTTTGTGCTCTTTCACTCCGAAATAAAAATTGGAATTTAGATGAAAACGCAAATGCTATCATTCATCTGGCTGGCAAAGCACACGACACCAGTAATAATTCTGATTCAGAATCCTATTTCAAAATAAATAGAGATTTAACAATAGATATTTTTAAACAATTCCTAGCTTCGGACGCTAGAGATTTTTTTTATTTTAGTTCTGTTAAAGCTGCCGCCGATACGGTCGAAGGTATTCTAGAAGAGAACTTTAAAGCCGATCCTCAAACAGCGTATGGTAAATCAAAGTTAGAAGCAGAAAATTATTTGATAAAACAAGATTTACCTGCTGAAAAGCGACTTTTTATTATTCGACCCTGTATGATTCATGGTCCCGGCAATAAAGGAAACCTTAATTTGTTATATAAAGTGGTTGAAAAGGGAATCCCGTGGCCATTAGCATCTTTTGAGAATCATAGATCTTTTTTGAGTATTGATAATCTCAATTTTTTAATCTGGAAAATGCTTCAAAACAAAGAAGTTAACTCAGGAATTTATAATTTCGCTGATGACCATAATCTATCGACTAACGATCTTGTTAAAATTATTGCAGATGTAAGTGGTAAAAGATTGAGATTATGGAAAGTTAATACTTCGTTAATTTCAAATTTTGCAAAAATTGGAGACATAGTGAACTTACCAATTAATTCAGAACGATTAAAAAAATTAACAGAAAGTTATATGGTTTCTAATATGAAAATAAAGACCGTTTTAAAAATTGATCATCTTCCGGTTTCTGCAAAAGAAGGTATAGAAAAAACCATTAAAAGTTTTCAAAAATAA
- a CDS encoding MraY family glycosyltransferase, which translates to MEYLIISFTFFISMLLYFRIANKYNIIDKPNHRSAHTEITLRGGGIIFAVSYLFFMGHEVFFKAYRFTLESSVEPNFWIFGAGLLLICMISFIDDIIDLSSKIRLLFHFVSVTLLLFFVNAFQLLPFWSIPICYVLIIGILNAYNFMDGINGMSGLYSLVVLGSLLYINQCVFNFVEADFIVYPILASIVFLFFNFRNKARCFLGDIGSMGLAFWIIALLALLMLKTGQLKWILFLTVYGTETVLTIIERIKLKENIFDAHRRHLYQLFANEKQVSHLYISTSYALIQIVVCTIVIFSKWADWLIFCVILLPAIAFYLFIKSNLKKRITIL; encoded by the coding sequence ATGGAATACTTAATCATCAGTTTTACATTTTTTATAAGTATGTTGCTTTACTTTAGAATAGCAAACAAGTATAATATTATAGATAAACCCAACCATAGAAGCGCGCATACCGAAATAACGCTGAGAGGTGGAGGGATTATCTTCGCGGTCTCTTATTTGTTTTTTATGGGTCATGAAGTGTTTTTTAAAGCCTACAGATTTACTTTGGAAAGCTCTGTAGAACCTAACTTCTGGATTTTCGGTGCTGGTCTATTACTGATCTGCATGATAAGTTTTATTGATGACATCATTGATCTATCCTCAAAAATACGGTTGTTATTTCATTTTGTATCCGTTACGCTATTGCTTTTCTTTGTGAATGCATTTCAATTATTGCCCTTTTGGTCAATTCCAATTTGTTATGTGTTGATCATTGGTATTCTCAATGCTTATAATTTTATGGATGGAATTAACGGAATGTCAGGACTTTACAGTTTGGTGGTTCTTGGTTCACTTTTGTATATCAATCAATGTGTTTTCAACTTTGTGGAAGCTGACTTTATTGTTTATCCCATTCTTGCGAGTATCGTGTTTCTGTTTTTTAATTTTAGAAATAAGGCCCGGTGTTTTTTAGGTGATATTGGAAGTATGGGTTTAGCTTTTTGGATTATTGCCCTTTTGGCCTTGTTAATGTTAAAAACAGGACAGCTCAAATGGATTCTTTTTTTAACAGTTTACGGGACTGAAACTGTTCTAACAATTATAGAAAGGATAAAGTTAAAGGAGAATATTTTTGATGCTCACCGTCGACATCTATATCAATTGTTTGCTAATGAAAAACAGGTTTCACATCTCTATATTAGTACTTCTTATGCACTTATTCAAATTGTAGTGTGTACAATTGTGATTTTTTCGAAGTGGGCAGATTGGTTGATTTTTTGTGTAATTTTGTTGCCAGCGATAGCCTTTTATCTATTCATAAAGTCTAACTTAAAAAAACGAATAACCATTTTATAA
- a CDS encoding Gfo/Idh/MocA family protein: protein MNNKIKIAVLGYGNIGKRHVEVILNNAEFKIIAVIESVFTECPLLDKASIPIFEDLSKFFSADLKVDFIAVCTPNGLHFQHAKSILEQNINVIIEKPITIESKHAEILTKIANEKDLKIFPVMQNRFSPPALWLKDLLDSKKLGKIFMVQVSCYWNRDERYYSKNSWRGTKNLDGGSLYTQFSHYLDILFWLFGDITNIISKLKDFNHQKLTEFEDSGIITFDFQSGGIGSFNFSTSVWQENLESSITIISEYGSVKVGGQYMEQVEKCLIKDYELPALSQTNACNDYGTYKGSAQNHHFLYQNIADMLNRNVKLRTQLDESVQLIERIEQIYSNKIERY, encoded by the coding sequence ATGAATAATAAAATTAAAATTGCGGTCTTAGGATATGGAAATATTGGCAAAAGACACGTAGAGGTGATTTTGAATAACGCTGAATTTAAAATAATTGCGGTTATTGAATCTGTGTTTACGGAGTGTCCGCTTCTAGATAAAGCTTCTATTCCTATTTTTGAAGATTTATCAAAGTTTTTCAGTGCAGATTTGAAAGTTGATTTTATCGCCGTCTGTACGCCAAACGGATTGCATTTCCAACATGCGAAATCAATTTTGGAGCAGAATATCAATGTGATTATTGAAAAACCGATTACAATTGAATCTAAGCATGCTGAAATTTTAACAAAAATTGCAAATGAGAAAGATTTGAAGATATTTCCAGTGATGCAGAATCGGTTTTCTCCTCCCGCACTTTGGTTAAAGGATTTGCTAGATTCTAAAAAATTAGGTAAAATATTTATGGTTCAAGTTTCCTGCTATTGGAATCGGGACGAGCGCTATTACTCAAAAAATTCTTGGAGAGGGACAAAAAACCTGGATGGTGGCAGTCTCTACACACAATTCTCTCATTATTTGGATATTTTATTTTGGTTGTTCGGCGATATTACCAATATTATCAGCAAACTTAAAGACTTTAATCATCAAAAATTGACTGAATTTGAAGATAGTGGTATTATAACTTTTGACTTTCAATCAGGTGGAATTGGTAGTTTTAATTTTTCAACATCGGTTTGGCAAGAAAACCTGGAAAGTTCAATTACAATAATTTCAGAGTATGGATCTGTGAAAGTAGGCGGACAATATATGGAGCAGGTTGAAAAATGTTTAATAAAGGATTACGAATTACCCGCTTTGTCTCAAACAAATGCTTGTAATGATTACGGCACCTATAAAGGCTCCGCTCAAAATCATCATTTTCTTTATCAAAATATTGCAGATATGCTCAATAGGAATGTAAAACTTAGAACGCAACTTGATGAAAGTGTCCAACTTATCGAACGCATTGAACAGATATATAGTAATAAAATAGAACGGTATTAA
- the rfbC gene encoding dTDP-4-dehydrorhamnose 3,5-epimerase, translated as MKIKETPLKDCYIIEPILFEDDRGYFYEKFNEKKFNELTGLNGHFVQDNVSKSNYGVVRGLHLQKANHAQAKLVSCLDGKVWDVAVDLRKGSPTFGKWFGVELSGENKLQFYVPRGFAHGFSVLSETAVFAYKCDNFYYKESEGGVLWNDQELRIDWKLPTADILLSDKDKIQPTFAEGNF; from the coding sequence ATGAAAATTAAAGAAACCCCATTAAAAGACTGTTATATAATAGAGCCAATTTTATTCGAAGACGATCGCGGTTATTTTTATGAAAAATTCAATGAAAAGAAATTTAATGAATTAACGGGATTAAATGGGCATTTTGTCCAGGATAATGTTTCAAAGTCTAATTACGGTGTAGTAAGAGGATTGCATTTGCAAAAAGCGAATCATGCACAGGCAAAATTGGTTTCGTGTTTAGATGGGAAAGTTTGGGATGTTGCAGTAGATTTAAGGAAGGGTTCTCCTACTTTTGGGAAATGGTTTGGCGTGGAACTTTCGGGTGAAAACAAATTGCAATTCTATGTGCCCAGAGGTTTTGCTCATGGGTTTTCTGTACTTTCAGAAACCGCAGTTTTTGCTTATAAATGTGATAATTTTTATTATAAAGAATCAGAAGGTGGTGTTTTGTGGAACGATCAGGAATTAAGAATAGATTGGAAATTACCGACAGCGGATATCCTTCTCTCTGACAAAGATAAAATTCAACCTACCTTCGCTGAAGGAAATTTTTAG